In Altererythrobacter rubellus, the following are encoded in one genomic region:
- a CDS encoding hydantoinase B/oxoprolinase family protein, with product MTTNSTSEPDLKWQFWIDRGGTFTDVIARAPDGALHTRKLLSENPENHEDAALHAVREFLGLDADAEIPLGQVQAIKMGTTVATNALLERKGERTLLAITRGLGDAIEIGYQARPDTFALNIVKPAPLYSASLEIDERILADGTVEMPLDRAQATAVLQTAFDDGYRAIAIALMHGCKYTQHEQALAQIAHDIGFTQVSVSHQVSPLTKIVSRGETTIVDAYLTPILRRYVDRVSAAFGDSPAPGQLSFMQSSGGLTDAAQFRGRDAILSGPAGGIVGCVETARLAGFDKVIGFDMGGTSTDVSHYAGEFEKVYETEVAGVRMRVPMLHIHTVAAGGGSIVSYQDGRMRVGPESAGANPGPRCYRRGGPLTVTDINACLGKLQPDLFPAIFGPVQDEPLDTRASHAGFAEIAEEIGDGRSAEDVAEGFLGIAVEHMAQAIKKISISRGYDVSNYVLNCFGGAGGQHACLVAERLGIKTIMLHPMAGVLSALGMGLAKTQCETQRVIDTALSGDAINALRSPTAELEAANVASFALQGVAASAVSHTASALLRYRGTETAISVPVVDLGQMAREFESAHNRQFGFVAPDKELLLDTLVVVSECGGEAYTERQAQRPLPEPLTPISQREIFAGGEWHSASVYQASQLDFGHELFGPAIIISDTDTIIVERGWRALVNSFGHLILTQVGVPQDKLPDTTQPDPVILEIFNSQFMSIAEQMGIVLRNTSQSVNVKERLDFSCAIFDPSGNLVANAPHVPVHLGSMDASVKVIIESGGEINAGDVFVSNNPYNGGSHLPDITVISPVFDEAGEEIMFFVASRAHHEDIGGISPGSMSPFATTIHEEGVLLNNLKLVERGEFMTKRIEQALTECEFPARNPSQNIADLMAQVAANAAGAAELRKLVANYGRRIVHAYMGHIQDAAEDAVRRVIRELDDGGFRLELDCGAVIEVTISADKEAGSARIDFSGTSAQMPNAFNAPPAITRAAVLYVFRCLVDSEIPLNAGCMKPLEIEVPEGSLLNPHFPAAVVAGNVETSQAVTDALFGALGRLGSSQGTMNNLTFGNARYQYYETICSGAPAGPGFDGASAVHTHMTNTRMTDPEILEHRYPVILDEFRIDRGSGGKGTWNAGDGITRRIRFREAMQCSILSEHRKVAPAGVLGGEVGRLGRNWIERGDGRKDDLGGCGRAEVEEGDCIVIRSPTGGGFGDPHDREPEGSI from the coding sequence ATGACAACGAACTCCACTTCAGAGCCGGACCTAAAGTGGCAATTCTGGATCGACAGAGGCGGGACGTTCACTGATGTGATTGCGCGCGCGCCAGATGGCGCATTGCATACGCGCAAACTCCTCTCCGAAAATCCGGAGAATCACGAGGATGCTGCACTGCATGCCGTTCGTGAGTTTCTAGGGCTGGATGCAGATGCCGAGATTCCTCTTGGGCAGGTTCAGGCGATCAAAATGGGGACGACCGTCGCCACCAACGCCCTGCTTGAGCGCAAAGGCGAGCGCACACTGCTCGCGATCACGCGCGGCCTGGGTGACGCGATAGAGATTGGGTACCAAGCGCGACCCGACACTTTTGCGCTCAATATTGTGAAGCCGGCGCCTCTATACTCGGCATCGCTAGAAATAGACGAGCGCATTCTGGCGGACGGAACTGTCGAGATGCCGCTGGATCGGGCGCAGGCAACTGCAGTCTTGCAGACCGCCTTTGACGATGGCTATCGCGCCATCGCTATCGCGCTGATGCATGGGTGCAAATATACGCAGCACGAGCAAGCGCTGGCGCAGATCGCGCATGACATCGGCTTCACTCAAGTGTCTGTCAGCCATCAGGTAAGCCCGCTGACCAAGATCGTGTCGCGCGGCGAGACGACGATCGTCGATGCGTATCTCACGCCGATCCTGAGACGCTACGTTGACCGTGTTTCTGCGGCCTTTGGCGATTCTCCCGCGCCTGGTCAGCTGTCCTTTATGCAGTCCTCAGGCGGCCTCACCGATGCTGCGCAGTTCCGTGGGCGCGATGCAATACTATCCGGGCCTGCCGGCGGCATCGTAGGATGCGTCGAAACTGCGCGACTGGCCGGCTTTGACAAGGTCATCGGGTTTGACATGGGTGGGACCTCGACCGACGTTTCGCATTACGCCGGTGAGTTCGAAAAGGTCTACGAAACCGAAGTCGCTGGTGTGCGGATGCGCGTCCCGATGCTGCATATTCACACGGTGGCAGCAGGCGGCGGCTCGATTGTGTCCTACCAAGACGGTCGGATGCGTGTCGGGCCGGAGTCCGCGGGCGCCAATCCCGGACCGCGCTGTTATCGGCGTGGCGGCCCTCTGACTGTAACGGACATAAATGCCTGCCTCGGCAAGCTGCAGCCGGATTTGTTTCCGGCGATCTTCGGGCCTGTACAGGATGAGCCGCTCGATACGCGGGCTTCGCATGCGGGCTTTGCGGAAATCGCGGAGGAAATTGGCGACGGGCGCAGCGCGGAAGATGTTGCCGAAGGCTTTCTAGGGATCGCGGTTGAGCACATGGCGCAAGCGATCAAGAAGATCTCGATTTCGCGCGGCTATGATGTGTCCAATTACGTGCTTAACTGCTTCGGCGGCGCCGGCGGCCAACACGCTTGCCTTGTCGCCGAGCGGCTGGGCATCAAAACGATAATGCTGCACCCGATGGCGGGTGTCCTATCAGCATTGGGGATGGGTCTGGCGAAGACACAGTGCGAGACGCAGCGCGTGATCGATACGGCGCTTAGTGGAGATGCGATCAATGCACTGCGTTCTCCAACTGCCGAATTAGAGGCGGCGAACGTCGCCAGTTTCGCCTTGCAAGGTGTAGCAGCGAGCGCGGTTAGCCATACTGCATCGGCTCTGCTCCGCTATCGCGGAACTGAGACAGCGATCAGTGTGCCTGTGGTTGACCTGGGGCAAATGGCCCGTGAGTTTGAAAGTGCACATAATCGCCAGTTCGGCTTCGTCGCGCCTGACAAAGAGCTATTGCTCGACACCCTGGTAGTTGTGTCTGAATGTGGCGGGGAAGCCTATACCGAACGGCAGGCACAGCGACCCCTGCCAGAACCGCTCACCCCAATCTCACAACGCGAAATCTTCGCTGGCGGCGAATGGCATTCGGCTTCTGTCTATCAGGCAAGCCAGCTTGATTTTGGTCACGAGCTTTTCGGCCCTGCCATCATCATCAGCGACACCGATACGATCATTGTCGAGCGCGGCTGGCGTGCCTTGGTCAATAGCTTTGGGCATTTAATCCTGACACAGGTCGGTGTCCCACAGGACAAGTTGCCGGACACTACTCAACCGGACCCGGTCATACTTGAGATCTTCAATAGCCAATTCATGTCGATTGCCGAGCAGATGGGGATCGTGCTGCGCAACACCTCCCAGTCGGTGAACGTAAAGGAGCGGCTCGATTTTTCCTGCGCGATCTTTGACCCATCAGGCAATCTGGTCGCCAATGCGCCGCATGTGCCGGTCCATCTGGGATCGATGGATGCGAGTGTCAAAGTGATCATCGAATCCGGTGGGGAGATCAATGCCGGTGATGTCTTTGTCTCCAACAATCCATATAATGGCGGCTCTCACCTCCCTGATATAACTGTGATTTCTCCGGTTTTTGACGAAGCGGGTGAGGAGATTATGTTCTTCGTTGCGAGCCGCGCGCATCACGAGGATATCGGCGGGATTTCACCCGGATCCATGTCCCCCTTTGCAACCACAATCCATGAAGAGGGTGTGTTGCTCAACAATCTCAAGCTGGTCGAGCGCGGCGAGTTCATGACCAAGCGGATTGAACAGGCGCTGACCGAGTGCGAATTTCCCGCTCGTAATCCGTCTCAGAATATCGCTGATCTAATGGCTCAGGTTGCCGCGAATGCTGCCGGCGCTGCCGAGCTTCGCAAACTGGTCGCAAATTATGGCCGCCGCATTGTCCACGCATATATGGGACACATTCAGGACGCCGCCGAAGATGCAGTTCGCAGGGTTATACGCGAGCTGGATGATGGCGGTTTTCGGCTTGAGCTCGATTGCGGCGCGGTGATCGAAGTTACGATTTCAGCCGACAAGGAAGCGGGCAGCGCGCGCATCGATTTCAGCGGTACGAGCGCACAAATGCCAAATGCCTTCAACGCACCGCCAGCGATCACCCGCGCCGCGGTACTCTATGTCTTCCGCTGCCTGGTCGATAGCGAGATCCCCCTCAATGCAGGTTGCATGAAGCCCCTGGAAATCGAGGTGCCGGAAGGGTCATTGCTGAATCCGCATTTTCCGGCAGCAGTAGTGGCAGGAAATGTCGAGACGAGCCAGGCGGTCACCGATGCCCTGTTCGGGGCACTTGGGCGACTTGGGTCCAGCCAGGGTACGATGAACAATCTCACCTTCGGCAATGCGCGTTATCAATATTACGAGACGATTTGTTCGGGCGCGCCTGCCGGGCCGGGTTTCGATGGCGCGTCGGCGGTCCACACGCATATGACCAATACGCGCATGACCGATCCTGAAATCCTGGAGCATCGATATCCGGTGATACTGGATGAATTCCGCATTGATCGCGGCTCAGGTGGCAAGGGAACGTGGAATGCCGGAGACGGGATCACCCGCCGGATCCGCTTTCGTGAAGCCATGCAATGCTCGATCCTATCCGAACATCGGAAAGTCGCGCCTGCTGGCGTGTTGGGCGGCGAGGTGGGTCGCCTGGGCCGGAACTGGATCGAGCGCGGTGATGGACGCAAGGATGACCTCGGTGGGTGCGGACGGGCCGAAGTCGAAGAGGGCGATTGCATTGTTATCCGGTCGCCAACCGGGGGCGGGTTTGGCGACCCGCACGATCGCGAGCCAGAGGGAAGCATATGA
- a CDS encoding Nramp family divalent metal transporter, translating into MIGKLREIGQNLGPGAIVTAAFIGPGTVTTSTLAGANFGYVLLWALLFATFATIILQEMAARLGVVTRKGLGDALAELFHASVWRWPLIVLVGAALYMGNAAYEGGNLAGAALGLSAIVGESAWAFRGSIGAISLLAAALLASGNYRHIERVLIALVMVMALAFVATFLIVQPDLGAMLRGTFLPTIPDGALMTVVALIGTTVVPYNLFLHASAVRNRFSGPEDLPAARTDTVVTIGIGGLIAMLVVATASASLFAAGIAVTSAADMAAQFEPLFGSNAKYLMGVGLFAAGLTSAITAPLATGYAMSEILGVSEETKPNVMRWVALSVILIGAALSLTGIRPVTIILSAQFANGILLPVIAGFLLYAMNQEKLLGKHVNKIAANVAGVAVLVIAAGLGARSVLGALGAI; encoded by the coding sequence ATGATTGGTAAGCTGCGAGAAATCGGGCAAAATTTGGGCCCGGGCGCGATAGTCACTGCGGCCTTTATCGGCCCGGGGACCGTTACCACGTCGACGCTTGCGGGTGCGAACTTTGGTTATGTGCTGCTCTGGGCACTGCTGTTTGCGACGTTTGCCACGATCATTCTGCAGGAAATGGCTGCAAGGCTTGGTGTGGTGACGCGCAAAGGGCTTGGCGATGCACTGGCAGAGCTATTCCATGCGTCCGTTTGGCGGTGGCCATTGATCGTACTGGTCGGCGCGGCGCTCTATATGGGCAATGCCGCATATGAAGGTGGCAATCTGGCTGGTGCTGCGCTGGGCCTCTCCGCCATTGTCGGGGAGAGTGCATGGGCATTTCGCGGTTCGATTGGCGCCATTTCGCTGCTGGCGGCAGCGCTGCTTGCATCGGGCAATTATCGCCATATCGAACGTGTGCTGATAGCGCTTGTGATGGTCATGGCGCTTGCTTTCGTGGCGACATTTCTGATCGTGCAACCAGACTTGGGCGCGATGCTTCGCGGCACGTTCTTGCCGACTATTCCAGACGGCGCATTGATGACCGTCGTTGCGCTGATCGGCACAACTGTGGTCCCTTACAACCTGTTTCTCCACGCGAGTGCTGTGCGAAACCGGTTCAGCGGGCCGGAAGATCTACCGGCCGCACGCACGGACACGGTCGTGACTATCGGGATCGGTGGTTTGATAGCCATGCTGGTTGTCGCGACTGCATCTGCCAGCCTGTTTGCAGCCGGAATTGCTGTTACCAGCGCGGCTGACATGGCAGCGCAGTTTGAACCCTTGTTCGGTTCGAACGCGAAATATCTGATGGGGGTGGGGCTGTTCGCAGCCGGGTTGACCAGCGCGATCACAGCGCCGCTGGCGACGGGTTATGCGATGTCCGAAATTCTTGGCGTCAGCGAAGAGACGAAGCCGAATGTCATGCGCTGGGTGGCGCTAAGTGTGATCCTGATCGGAGCGGCACTTTCGCTGACTGGTATTCGTCCAGTGACCATTATTCTCTCCGCGCAATTCGCCAATGGCATCTTGCTGCCGGTCATCGCGGGCTTCCTGCTTTACGCCATGAATCAGGAAAAACTGCTGGGTAAGCACGTAAACAAGATAGCAGCCAATGTAGCGGGCGTGGCTGTTTTGGTGATCGCGGCGGGGCTTGGTGCGCGCTCGGTGCTAGGCGCGCTGGGGGCGATTTAA
- the galK gene encoding galactokinase, protein MSEVHIRVPGRVNLIGEHTDYNGGMVLPAALSVGLELTLRASSDDQVIARSISYDKAVRDLSDSASGEWSDPVVGALREARNMGLIAQGADVSITSTIPAGSGLSSSAALIVAILKAAREAGDGAQSDAEIAIAARRVENEYMGVPCGIMDQMAVALATPGTAMALDTKTLEYELLALPKTHKIAVIHSGVFRKLTEGRYAERKQECDEAKAFFGTEDLCLLDPEKVTQSSLAEIPRKRALHCATEHRRVLAAIQALKADNIAALGQAMNESHISMRDDFDMSLPEIDALVSDAQEFGALGARLTGGGFGGCIVACVENDALDNWLAKLLASHPQATLNDTIRGA, encoded by the coding sequence ATGTCTGAAGTCCATATTCGGGTTCCAGGTCGCGTCAATCTGATTGGCGAGCATACCGATTACAATGGCGGAATGGTGCTTCCCGCGGCACTGTCGGTTGGGCTTGAACTGACACTTAGAGCAAGCAGCGATGATCAGGTCATCGCGCGGTCTATCAGCTATGACAAAGCAGTGCGTGATCTTTCAGATAGCGCGAGCGGAGAATGGTCTGATCCAGTCGTCGGCGCGCTACGGGAAGCCCGTAACATGGGGCTCATCGCGCAGGGCGCAGATGTTTCAATCACTTCGACAATACCGGCAGGCTCAGGCTTATCTTCCTCCGCCGCGCTGATCGTCGCGATACTGAAAGCCGCGCGAGAAGCTGGCGATGGAGCGCAGTCGGACGCTGAGATCGCTATCGCCGCACGCCGGGTCGAGAACGAATATATGGGTGTGCCTTGCGGTATCATGGACCAGATGGCGGTCGCACTCGCGACGCCCGGCACTGCAATGGCGCTTGATACGAAGACTCTTGAATACGAACTGTTGGCTCTGCCGAAGACCCACAAGATCGCGGTCATTCATTCCGGTGTGTTCCGCAAGCTGACCGAAGGTCGCTATGCCGAGCGCAAGCAGGAATGCGACGAGGCCAAGGCCTTTTTCGGGACCGAGGATCTTTGCCTGCTCGACCCCGAGAAGGTGACGCAGTCCTCGCTCGCTGAAATCCCGCGGAAACGCGCGCTCCATTGCGCAACCGAGCATCGCCGCGTGCTGGCAGCGATACAAGCGCTCAAGGCCGATAACATTGCCGCGCTGGGTCAAGCGATGAACGAGAGCCACATATCGATGCGCGACGATTTCGATATGTCGTTGCCGGAGATTGACGCCTTGGTCAGCGATGCACAGGAGTTTGGCGCGCTTGGAGCACGGCTAACAGGCGGCGGATTTGGCGGGTGCATCGTCGCTTGCGTTGAAAACGATGCGCTGGACAATTGGTTGGCCAAGCTGTTGGCTTCACATCCGCAAGCAACGCTGAATGATACCATTCGCGGCGCTTAA
- a CDS encoding galactose-1-phosphate uridylyltransferase — MSRPFELARSVGGEPVYCREHIKADGRMLRLYGHAPHGLEPIPEAAEDLPHGGEIRHHPLRDEWNVYAAHRQNRTFKPSAADDPLAPSRPGGPATEIPFADFELAVFDNKFAAFHPRANEAASLEGIATEPARGKCEVVVYGPEAEGSLSTIGQDRRRVFLAALLDRYESLFASGCKYVLPFENRGDEVGVTLHHPHGQIYGFERVPMVQQRAADAFAGGYDLESEISTAMPEYGIEEQGGIAALVPRYARFPHEVWLAPRVRREGPWDCSDEELDALAHMLGEVTRRYDALFEGPAATMIAFHAAPAGGSAGYHFTVQFYPLLRAPGRIKYLASVEQHTGVFTVDVMPEDAAKALRDV; from the coding sequence ATGAGCAGGCCATTTGAGCTTGCGCGAAGCGTCGGCGGCGAACCGGTTTACTGCCGCGAACACATCAAGGCGGACGGGCGGATGCTGCGTCTTTATGGGCATGCGCCGCATGGACTCGAGCCCATACCTGAAGCTGCCGAGGACCTGCCGCATGGCGGCGAAATTCGCCACCATCCACTGCGCGACGAATGGAACGTTTACGCAGCACATCGGCAGAACCGTACGTTCAAACCGTCCGCAGCTGACGATCCGCTCGCGCCAAGCAGACCGGGCGGACCTGCGACCGAGATTCCCTTCGCAGATTTCGAGCTGGCGGTGTTCGACAACAAGTTTGCCGCCTTCCATCCGCGGGCCAACGAAGCCGCTTCGCTCGAAGGGATCGCGACTGAGCCGGCACGCGGCAAATGCGAAGTCGTCGTTTATGGGCCGGAAGCTGAAGGGAGCCTTTCAACGATTGGTCAGGACCGACGGCGCGTATTCCTGGCGGCGCTCCTCGATCGATATGAAAGCTTGTTTGCGAGCGGGTGCAAGTATGTTTTGCCGTTCGAGAATCGCGGCGACGAGGTGGGCGTGACGCTGCATCACCCGCATGGGCAGATCTACGGATTTGAACGAGTGCCAATGGTGCAGCAACGCGCGGCGGATGCCTTTGCGGGGGGCTATGATCTGGAGAGCGAGATCTCGACGGCCATGCCCGAATACGGAATTGAAGAGCAAGGCGGGATCGCCGCTCTCGTGCCGCGCTATGCCCGGTTCCCCCATGAAGTCTGGCTTGCTCCGCGCGTCCGCCGCGAGGGGCCGTGGGATTGCTCTGACGAGGAATTGGATGCGCTGGCGCATATGCTGGGCGAAGTTACCCGCCGCTATGATGCGCTGTTCGAAGGACCTGCAGCGACGATGATTGCATTCCACGCCGCGCCGGCAGGCGGTTCGGCTGGTTATCACTTCACCGTGCAGTTCTATCCGCTACTGCGCGCGCCAGGCAGGATCAAATATCTCGCTTCGGTCGAGCAGCATACCGGCGTGTTTACTGTGGATGTGATGCCCGAGGATGCAGCGAAGGCGCTGCGCGATGTCTGA
- the glpD gene encoding glycerol-3-phosphate dehydrogenase, giving the protein MSDDNTYDLLIIGGGINGAGIARDAAGRGLKVLLVEKDDLGSHTSSASTKLVHGGLRYLEHFEFRLVRESLIERERLLRIAPHIIWPLRFVLPHDKGLRPKWLLRLGLFLYDNLGGRKLLPPTRSVNLRDHPHGEILEDRLSRGWEYSDCWVEDARLVALNCQDAKERGADIRTRTECVELGRGYDVWNAKLRGQQGEETVSAKIVINAAGPWVDDVLDTAQPGRNHTNLRLVKGSHLVFPKLYEGRHAYIFQNRDNRIVFAIPYEREFTLVGTTDVLFKDDPNTVAISGEEKNYICDAINEYLRHDVTPDDAVWDYAGVRPLYDDHQSDNSTVTRDYVFDLDESGGAPILSIFGGKITTYRKLAEHALQKLGLAEGESWTGSTALPGGDIDPARFDTFFAESMAKYPWFGPEGVRRLCRAYGTNIDAILGKAKGLEDLGMHMGGDLYEAELRYLVENEFARDAEDALWRRSKLGLHLDKAAQERVAVWFSNAVVPA; this is encoded by the coding sequence TTGAGCGACGACAACACCTATGATTTGTTGATCATTGGCGGCGGGATCAATGGCGCGGGGATCGCTCGCGATGCCGCCGGGCGCGGGCTGAAGGTACTGCTGGTAGAAAAGGATGACCTGGGTTCGCACACGTCCAGCGCGTCTACAAAGTTGGTTCATGGCGGGTTGCGTTACCTGGAGCATTTCGAGTTCAGGCTGGTGCGCGAAAGCTTGATAGAGCGGGAGCGTTTGCTCAGGATTGCGCCGCATATAATCTGGCCGCTGCGCTTCGTTCTGCCGCATGACAAGGGGCTACGGCCCAAGTGGCTGCTCCGCCTGGGTCTGTTCCTGTATGACAATCTTGGCGGTCGAAAACTGCTTCCACCCACCAGATCGGTCAATCTACGCGATCATCCGCATGGCGAGATCCTAGAGGACCGCCTCTCTCGCGGGTGGGAATATTCGGACTGCTGGGTGGAAGACGCGCGGTTGGTTGCGCTCAATTGCCAGGACGCAAAAGAGCGCGGTGCGGACATCCGAACCCGTACCGAATGCGTGGAGTTGGGGCGCGGCTACGATGTTTGGAACGCGAAGTTGCGCGGCCAGCAAGGCGAAGAAACCGTGTCCGCCAAGATCGTGATCAACGCGGCCGGCCCCTGGGTCGACGATGTGCTCGACACCGCGCAGCCGGGCCGCAATCACACCAATCTGCGGCTGGTGAAGGGAAGCCATCTGGTGTTCCCCAAACTATACGAAGGCAGGCACGCCTATATCTTCCAGAACCGCGACAATCGTATCGTGTTTGCGATCCCCTATGAGCGCGAGTTCACCTTGGTTGGCACAACCGACGTGCTGTTCAAGGATGACCCCAACACTGTTGCTATTTCCGGCGAAGAGAAGAACTACATCTGCGATGCGATTAACGAATATCTGCGGCATGATGTGACCCCTGACGATGCGGTATGGGATTATGCCGGTGTTCGCCCGCTTTATGATGATCACCAATCCGACAACTCCACGGTAACGCGCGATTACGTGTTCGATCTGGATGAGAGTGGCGGCGCGCCGATCCTGTCGATCTTCGGGGGCAAGATCACCACCTATCGCAAGCTGGCCGAGCATGCGTTGCAAAAGCTGGGGTTGGCCGAAGGTGAAAGCTGGACCGGCAGCACCGCTTTGCCCGGCGGAGATATCGATCCCGCACGTTTCGATACTTTCTTTGCCGAAAGCATGGCCAAGTATCCATGGTTTGGCCCCGAGGGCGTACGGCGGCTTTGCCGAGCCTATGGCACCAACATCGATGCGATACTCGGGAAGGCCAAGGGGCTCGAAGATCTTGGCATGCATATGGGCGGCGATCTTTATGAGGCAGAGCTACGCTATCTTGTCGAGAATGAATTCGCACGCGATGCCGAAGACGCGCTGTGGCGGCGCAGCAAGCTGGGCCTGCATCTGGATAAGGCTGCGCAAGAGCGGGTTGCAGTATGGTTCTCAAATGCCGTGGTGCCAGCATGA
- a CDS encoding alpha-galactosidase, with product MTVDSGTGFIVLRASGTMIAVDARTGERPRILYAGPDLPDATPEELEDLAKRQHAPGGPQQPIAPSWLNCIGTGHPSPPGLLAHLAGKHWAPDPRVTDVQTDGIGYCCITAIDRSSGVALHHLINLVGDSGGAQFATILSNNGDTPISLEWLSAICLPLDPRLTRVTSFTGKWAREFQTEQHNLVRGSFVRENRAGRTSHDSYPGFYLGTAHTSETHGLACAVHLAASGNHRMRVDRLADDTVSLQAGDLLLPGEITLKAGEQHICAPIFAAWSDAGYGDVTRKLHSFVRDDLVKGPKSRPVHFNTWEAVYFDHSPEKLFSLAEQAAEVGAERFVLDDGWFGARRNDRAGLGDWYVSRDVHPDGLRPLADHVRSLGMEFGLWFEPEMVNPDSDLYRAHPDWVLQVEDAEPIVSRHQLPLDLTRPEVSDYLFERITTLVQELDIAYIKWDMNRDIQHPGGADGRPVMHAQTAAVSTLINRIRGACPELAIETCSSGGARADYNMVERTGRVWTSDNNDARARHSIMRGAAYFLPLGVLGNHVGPKKCHITGRRFDMHFRAGTAMFGHMGMELDLARESEADREVLKRAIALHKQHRDLIHEGNYHRLETSDHIAGIAVVSADGHSAIAQLAVLDQHPAPHPPRLNFVGLDPAKRYQVALLWPEFVAQGAGSFAGSALMGYGLQLPQTHPDTCMIYHLEAET from the coding sequence ATGACAGTAGATTCGGGCACAGGTTTCATTGTTCTTCGCGCAAGCGGAACGATGATCGCTGTCGATGCGCGAACAGGTGAACGCCCGCGTATCCTGTATGCTGGACCAGACTTGCCCGATGCCACTCCGGAAGAGCTGGAAGACTTGGCAAAGCGTCAGCATGCGCCGGGCGGACCGCAGCAGCCCATTGCACCCTCCTGGCTTAATTGCATCGGCACCGGGCATCCTTCGCCTCCGGGCCTGCTCGCGCATTTGGCGGGAAAGCATTGGGCGCCCGATCCGCGAGTGACAGATGTTCAAACCGACGGAATAGGGTATTGCTGCATTACTGCAATCGACCGGTCGAGCGGAGTAGCGCTGCACCACTTGATCAATCTGGTCGGTGACAGCGGCGGAGCGCAGTTTGCAACAATTCTCAGCAATAACGGCGATACGCCGATCTCGCTCGAGTGGCTCAGCGCGATATGCCTGCCGCTCGATCCGCGTCTCACTCGCGTCACCAGCTTTACCGGCAAATGGGCCCGCGAATTCCAAACCGAACAACACAATCTGGTGCGCGGATCTTTTGTGCGGGAAAACCGCGCCGGACGAACCAGCCATGACAGCTATCCGGGATTTTACCTTGGCACTGCGCACACAAGCGAAACCCACGGTCTTGCATGCGCTGTGCATCTGGCTGCCAGCGGCAACCACCGTATGCGTGTTGACCGACTGGCCGATGATACCGTGTCACTGCAGGCGGGCGACCTGCTGCTACCGGGCGAGATTACACTGAAAGCAGGCGAGCAGCACATCTGCGCGCCAATCTTCGCGGCCTGGTCGGACGCAGGTTATGGCGATGTCACCCGCAAGCTGCACAGCTTCGTGCGCGATGACCTCGTCAAAGGCCCAAAGTCGCGCCCGGTCCATTTCAACACATGGGAAGCGGTGTATTTCGATCATTCGCCGGAGAAGCTGTTCTCATTGGCAGAGCAAGCCGCCGAAGTGGGCGCAGAGCGCTTCGTGCTCGACGATGGCTGGTTCGGCGCGCGGCGCAATGACCGTGCCGGACTGGGTGACTGGTACGTCTCCAGGGATGTCCATCCCGATGGGTTAAGACCTCTGGCCGATCACGTCCGTTCGCTCGGCATGGAATTCGGCCTATGGTTCGAACCGGAAATGGTCAATCCCGACAGCGATCTCTACCGTGCGCATCCCGATTGGGTACTGCAGGTCGAAGATGCCGAGCCCATCGTCTCTCGCCATCAGCTGCCGCTTGACCTGACCCGGCCAGAGGTCAGCGATTACCTGTTCGAGCGGATAACCACGCTCGTGCAAGAGCTCGACATTGCCTATATCAAATGGGACATGAACCGCGATATCCAGCACCCCGGTGGTGCGGATGGTCGCCCGGTGATGCATGCGCAGACCGCAGCGGTGTCGACACTGATCAACCGAATTCGCGGCGCATGTCCTGAACTCGCCATCGAGACCTGCTCAAGCGGAGGCGCGCGGGCTGATTACAATATGGTTGAGCGAACAGGGCGTGTGTGGACGAGCGACAATAACGACGCCCGTGCGCGCCATTCGATCATGCGCGGCGCGGCATACTTTCTGCCACTTGGCGTGCTGGGCAATCATGTGGGACCAAAGAAATGCCACATTACCGGGCGGCGGTTCGATATGCATTTCCGCGCGGGCACAGCCATGTTCGGGCACATGGGTATGGAGCTCGATCTCGCCAGGGAAAGCGAGGCCGATCGCGAGGTTCTGAAGCGTGCCATCGCGCTGCATAAACAGCATCGCGATCTGATCCATGAAGGCAATTACCACCGGCTGGAGACTAGCGATCATATTGCGGGGATTGCTGTCGTTTCGGCCGACGGACACAGCGCGATCGCCCAGCTGGCCGTTCTCGATCAGCACCCTGCCCCGCATCCGCCGCGGCTCAATTTCGTTGGCCTTGATCCAGCGAAGCGATATCAGGTTGCACTCTTGTGGCCCGAATTTGTGGCGCAGGGCGCAGGTAGCTTTGCCGGATCGGCATTGATGGGCTACGGACTTCAGCTTCCGCAAACTCATCCAGACACCTGCATGATTTACCACTTGGAAGCAGAGACTTGA